A stretch of the Vitis riparia cultivar Riparia Gloire de Montpellier isolate 1030 chromosome 13, EGFV_Vit.rip_1.0, whole genome shotgun sequence genome encodes the following:
- the LOC117929009 gene encoding probable disease resistance RPP8-like protein 2 isoform X2 yields the protein MAEAVVSFAVERLGDLLIQEASYLHGVSDKVTEIQAELRMMRCFLRDADARQYENEVIRNWVAEIREAAYDTEDIIETFASKAALRSKRSGLQHNLKRYACFLSEFKAFHEVGTEIGAIKSRISRLTENSQSYNLRSIAEGEGSGFRTKSQQLPRQTYSHDVDEDTVGVEDSMEILLEQLMKPDKGGSVVSIYGMGGLGKTTLAKKVYHHAQVRRHFDHVAWSSISQYFNVRDVVQGILIQLTSANEEHKTKIRNMRDEELFESAYKIQEEKKCLVILDDMWKIGDWESLKPAFPLHKAGSKILLTTRIQAVASHADPLQGFLYQPGLLSEEKSWELLRTKAFPRDDRRDPTTINNRELLGKEMAKYCGGLPLAVVVLGGLLATKHHTYELERIHKHTKSYLRRGKDKCEQQGSRVSSVLALSYQDLPYQLKSCFLYLGHFPEDHEIHTKALVRMWVAEGIVSRVGEETSEDVAEGYLDELIGRCMVQVGRRDSNGRVQTCRLHDLMRDLCLSKAEEENFLEIVNLQQMETFSSSMPTTRTSNKVRRRAIFLDRRRPLESIEEARQLSENGDEDANVYVNFIPQNGTYLRSLLTFDTQYSSIIPKVLRNTDWKNFKLLRVLSLEELLLEENIPEALGNLIHLKYLSLKSASLPSFPSSTRNLGCIQTLDLRFYSAADADQPINCFGLHKVIGRMKCLRHLYLPMYLKVDDSKVQWDNLSNLETLKNFDGEHWEVQDLAQLTKLRKLKIRNAKSFEELVIILKPSCSISNNLESLYLDKVRATMEETDLRQLSICQHLYKLFLGGEINKLPGHHHLPPNLTKLTLCGSYLRQDPIPILERLLNLTALCLWSNFYLGEEIVFSANGFPRLTFLGLSFDYAIKLLWVDKSAMPSLKHLSIQRCTSLAMVPEGLRYITTLQILEIFNMPKEFIQRLQVINGIEGEDFYKVRHVPSVSLIVEDESS from the exons ATGGCGGAGGCTGTTGTGTCCTTTGCTGTGGAAAGGCTAGGTGACCTGTTGATTCAAGAGGCGAGTTACTTACATGGGGTGAGCGACAAAGTTACTGAAATTCAAGCTGAGCTAAGGATGATGCGATGCTTTCTAAGAGATGCAGATGCAAGACAATATGAAAATGAGGTTATTCGCAATTGGGTTGCAGAAATCAGAGAGGCAGCTTATGATACCGAGGACATCATAGAGACTTTTGCCTCCAAGGCTGCGCTGAGGAGCAAGAGAAGCGGCCTCCAACACAATCTCAAGAGGTATGCTTGCTTCTTATCAGAATTTAAAGCATTCCATGAGGTTGGGACAGAGATTGGCGCCATAAAAAGCAGAATCTCCCGTCTGACTGAAAATTCACAAAGCTATAACTTGAGGAGCATAGCAGAAGGAGAAGGCTCTGGTTTCAGAACCAAGAGCCAACAATTGCCTAGGCAGACTTACTCCCACGATGTCGATGAAGATACGGTTGGGGTGGAGGATAGCATGGAGATTTTGCTGGAACAGTTGATGAAACCAGACAAGGGAGGGTCGGTTGTTTCCATATACGGTATGGGCGGTCTGGGAAAGACCACTCTTGCCAAGAAGGTTTATCATCATGCTCAAGTTAGGCGTCATTTTGACCATGTTGCTTGGAGTTCCATATCTCAATACTTCAACGTCAGAGATGTTGTACAAGGAATATTGATCCAACTCACTTCTGCTAATGAAGAGCACAAAACGAAAATCCGCAACATGAGGGATGAGGAGCTATTCGAGAGCGCGTATAAAATTCAAGAGGAGAAGAAATGTCTTGTGATTCTGGATGATATGTGGAAAATAGGAGACTGGGAGAGTCTAAAACCTGCCTTTCCACTGCATAAGGCGGGTAGCAAAATACTGCTCACCACTCGGATCCAAGCAGTGGCTTCACATGCGGATCCACTACAAGGCTTTTTGTACCAACCAGGGCTTTTATCTGAGGAGAAGAGTTGGGAGCTTCTTCGAACCAAAGCATTCCCCAGAGATGATAGGAGAG ATCCTACCACTATTAACAACAGGGAGTTATTGGGAAAGGAAATGGCTAAATATTGTGGTGGTTTGCCGCTGGCTGTTGTTGTGCTTGGAGGACTTCTGGCTACAAAACACCATACCTATGAATTGGAAAGGATTCATAAACATACTAAATCATACTTGAGAAGAGGTAAAGACAAATGCGAGCAACAAGGTAGTCGTGTGTCGAGTGTGTTGGCTCTAAGCTACCAAGATTTGCCATACCAATTAAAGTCATGTTTCCTCTATTTGGGCCATTTCCCCGAGGACCACGAAATACATACAAAAGCTTTGGTACGAATGTGGGTGGCTGAAGGGATTGTATCACGAGTGGGAGAAGAAACATCGGAGGATGTTGCAGAAGGGTATCTAGATGAGCTAATTGGAAGGTGTATGGTTCAAGTAGGAAGAAGGGATTCAAACGGAAGAGTCCAAACTTGCCGATTGCATGACCTTATGCGAGATTTATGCTTGTCAAAAGCAgaggaagaaaattttcttgagatTGTCAATCTTCAACAGATGGAGACATTTTCATCTTCCATGCCAACAACACGCACTTCAAATAAAGTCCGAAGACGTGCCATATTTCTGGATCGACGCCGTCCTTTAGAGAGTATTGAAGAGGCTAGACAACTCTCTGAAAATGGAGATGAAGATGCTAATGTCTATGTCAATTTTATCCCACAAAACGGTACATACCTTCGGTCTCTTCTAACATTCGATACACAATATTCATCGATAATCCCCAAGGTGCTGAGAAATACCGACTGGAAGAACTTCAAATTATTAAGAGTGTTAAGTCTTGAGGAACTTCTATTGGAAGAAAATATACCAGAGGCATTAGGCAACCTCATACACTTGAAGTACTTAAGTTTAAAAAGTGCTTCTCTGCCAAGCTTCCCATCCTCTACAAGAAATTTAGGTTGTATCCAAACATTGGATTTGCGGTTTTATAGTGCCGCCGACGCTGATCAACCGATAAATTGTTTTGGATTACATAAAGTGATAGGTAGGATGAAATGTCTAAGGCATCTCTACCTTCCTATGTATCTTAAGGTTGATGATAGCAAGGTGCAATGGGACAACCTAAGCAACTTGGAGACACTAAAAAACTTTGATGGAGAACATTGGGAGGTACAAGATTTGGCCCAGTTGACCAAGCTTCGAAAATTGAAGATAAGAAATGCCAAAAGCTTTGAAGAGTTGGTGATAATCCTCAAACCCTCCTGTTCCATTTCAAACAACCTTGAGTCCTTGTATTTGGATAAAGTAAGGGCCACCATGGAAGAAACAGATCTGAGGCAATTATCGATATGTCAACATCTTTATAAGCTTTTCCTAGGAGGAGAAATAAACAAACTCCCTGGGCACCATCACTTGCCTCCGAACCTCACCAAGTTAACCTTGTGCGGGTCTTACCTAAGACAGGATCCGATACCAATTCTGGAGAGGCTTCTTAACTTGACAGCCCTGTGCTTATGGTCTAATTTTTACTTAGGGGAGGAAATTGTTTTCTCTGCAAATGGGTTCCCTCGACTCACATTTCTGGGGCTCTCCTTTGACTATGCCATAAAATTGTTGTGGGTGGATAAAAGTGCAATGCCTAGTCTAAAGCATTTATCAATTCAGAGGTGCACATCATTGGCAATGGTTCCTGAAGGGCTGAGATATATCACTACGCttcaaatattggaaatttttaaTATGCCCAAAGAATTCATACAGAGGCTTCAAGTGATAAATGGAATAGAAGGGGAGGATTTCTACAAAGTCCGGCACGTGCCCTCCGTCTCATTAATTGTTG AAGATGAATCTTCCTAA
- the LOC117929009 gene encoding probable disease resistance RPP8-like protein 2 isoform X3: MAEAVVSFAVERLGDLLIQEASYLHGVSDKVTEIQAELRMMRCFLRDADARQYENEVIRNWVAEIREAAYDTEDIIETFASKAALRSKRSGLQHNLKRYACFLSEFKAFHEVGTEIGAIKSRISRLTENSQSYNLRSIAEGEGSGFRTKSQQLPRQTYSHDVDEDTVGVEDSMEILLEQLMKPDKGGSVVSIYGMGGLGKTTLAKKVYHHAQVRRHFDHVAWSSISQYFNVRDVVQGILIQLTSANEEHKTKIRNMRDEELFESAYKIQEEKKCLVILDDMWKIGDWESLKPAFPLHKAGSKILLTTRIQAVASHADPLQGFLYQPGLLSEEKSWELLRTKAFPRDDRRDPTTINNRELLGKEMAKYCGGLPLAVVVLGGLLATKHHTYELERIHKHTKSYLRRGKDKCEQQGSRVSSVLALSYQDLPYQLKSCFLYLGHFPEDHEIHTKALVRMWVAEGIVSRVGEETSEDVAEGYLDELIGRCMVQVGRRDSNGRVQTCRLHDLMRDLCLSKAEEENFLEIVNLQQMETFSSSMPTTRTSNKVRRRAIFLDRRRPLESIEEARQLSENGDEDANVYVNFIPQNGTYLRSLLTFDTQYSSIIPKVLRNTDWKNFKLLRVLSLEELLLEENIPEALGNLIHLKYLSLKSASLPSFPSSTRNLGCIQTLDLRFYSAADADQPINCFGLHKVIGRMKCLRHLYLPMYLKVDDSKVQWDNLSNLETLKNFDGEHWEVQDLAQLTKLRKLKIRNAKSFEELVIILKPSCSISNNLESLYLDKVRATMEETDLRQLSICQHLYKLFLGGEINKLPGHHHLPPNLTKLTLCGSYLRQDPIPILERLLNLTALCLWSNFYLGEEIVFSANGFPRLTFLGLSFDYAIKLLWVDKSAMPSLKHLSIQRCTSLAMVPEGLRYITTLQILEIFNMPKEFIQRLQVINGIEGEDFYKVRHVPSVSLIVDESS, translated from the exons ATGGCGGAGGCTGTTGTGTCCTTTGCTGTGGAAAGGCTAGGTGACCTGTTGATTCAAGAGGCGAGTTACTTACATGGGGTGAGCGACAAAGTTACTGAAATTCAAGCTGAGCTAAGGATGATGCGATGCTTTCTAAGAGATGCAGATGCAAGACAATATGAAAATGAGGTTATTCGCAATTGGGTTGCAGAAATCAGAGAGGCAGCTTATGATACCGAGGACATCATAGAGACTTTTGCCTCCAAGGCTGCGCTGAGGAGCAAGAGAAGCGGCCTCCAACACAATCTCAAGAGGTATGCTTGCTTCTTATCAGAATTTAAAGCATTCCATGAGGTTGGGACAGAGATTGGCGCCATAAAAAGCAGAATCTCCCGTCTGACTGAAAATTCACAAAGCTATAACTTGAGGAGCATAGCAGAAGGAGAAGGCTCTGGTTTCAGAACCAAGAGCCAACAATTGCCTAGGCAGACTTACTCCCACGATGTCGATGAAGATACGGTTGGGGTGGAGGATAGCATGGAGATTTTGCTGGAACAGTTGATGAAACCAGACAAGGGAGGGTCGGTTGTTTCCATATACGGTATGGGCGGTCTGGGAAAGACCACTCTTGCCAAGAAGGTTTATCATCATGCTCAAGTTAGGCGTCATTTTGACCATGTTGCTTGGAGTTCCATATCTCAATACTTCAACGTCAGAGATGTTGTACAAGGAATATTGATCCAACTCACTTCTGCTAATGAAGAGCACAAAACGAAAATCCGCAACATGAGGGATGAGGAGCTATTCGAGAGCGCGTATAAAATTCAAGAGGAGAAGAAATGTCTTGTGATTCTGGATGATATGTGGAAAATAGGAGACTGGGAGAGTCTAAAACCTGCCTTTCCACTGCATAAGGCGGGTAGCAAAATACTGCTCACCACTCGGATCCAAGCAGTGGCTTCACATGCGGATCCACTACAAGGCTTTTTGTACCAACCAGGGCTTTTATCTGAGGAGAAGAGTTGGGAGCTTCTTCGAACCAAAGCATTCCCCAGAGATGATAGGAGAG ATCCTACCACTATTAACAACAGGGAGTTATTGGGAAAGGAAATGGCTAAATATTGTGGTGGTTTGCCGCTGGCTGTTGTTGTGCTTGGAGGACTTCTGGCTACAAAACACCATACCTATGAATTGGAAAGGATTCATAAACATACTAAATCATACTTGAGAAGAGGTAAAGACAAATGCGAGCAACAAGGTAGTCGTGTGTCGAGTGTGTTGGCTCTAAGCTACCAAGATTTGCCATACCAATTAAAGTCATGTTTCCTCTATTTGGGCCATTTCCCCGAGGACCACGAAATACATACAAAAGCTTTGGTACGAATGTGGGTGGCTGAAGGGATTGTATCACGAGTGGGAGAAGAAACATCGGAGGATGTTGCAGAAGGGTATCTAGATGAGCTAATTGGAAGGTGTATGGTTCAAGTAGGAAGAAGGGATTCAAACGGAAGAGTCCAAACTTGCCGATTGCATGACCTTATGCGAGATTTATGCTTGTCAAAAGCAgaggaagaaaattttcttgagatTGTCAATCTTCAACAGATGGAGACATTTTCATCTTCCATGCCAACAACACGCACTTCAAATAAAGTCCGAAGACGTGCCATATTTCTGGATCGACGCCGTCCTTTAGAGAGTATTGAAGAGGCTAGACAACTCTCTGAAAATGGAGATGAAGATGCTAATGTCTATGTCAATTTTATCCCACAAAACGGTACATACCTTCGGTCTCTTCTAACATTCGATACACAATATTCATCGATAATCCCCAAGGTGCTGAGAAATACCGACTGGAAGAACTTCAAATTATTAAGAGTGTTAAGTCTTGAGGAACTTCTATTGGAAGAAAATATACCAGAGGCATTAGGCAACCTCATACACTTGAAGTACTTAAGTTTAAAAAGTGCTTCTCTGCCAAGCTTCCCATCCTCTACAAGAAATTTAGGTTGTATCCAAACATTGGATTTGCGGTTTTATAGTGCCGCCGACGCTGATCAACCGATAAATTGTTTTGGATTACATAAAGTGATAGGTAGGATGAAATGTCTAAGGCATCTCTACCTTCCTATGTATCTTAAGGTTGATGATAGCAAGGTGCAATGGGACAACCTAAGCAACTTGGAGACACTAAAAAACTTTGATGGAGAACATTGGGAGGTACAAGATTTGGCCCAGTTGACCAAGCTTCGAAAATTGAAGATAAGAAATGCCAAAAGCTTTGAAGAGTTGGTGATAATCCTCAAACCCTCCTGTTCCATTTCAAACAACCTTGAGTCCTTGTATTTGGATAAAGTAAGGGCCACCATGGAAGAAACAGATCTGAGGCAATTATCGATATGTCAACATCTTTATAAGCTTTTCCTAGGAGGAGAAATAAACAAACTCCCTGGGCACCATCACTTGCCTCCGAACCTCACCAAGTTAACCTTGTGCGGGTCTTACCTAAGACAGGATCCGATACCAATTCTGGAGAGGCTTCTTAACTTGACAGCCCTGTGCTTATGGTCTAATTTTTACTTAGGGGAGGAAATTGTTTTCTCTGCAAATGGGTTCCCTCGACTCACATTTCTGGGGCTCTCCTTTGACTATGCCATAAAATTGTTGTGGGTGGATAAAAGTGCAATGCCTAGTCTAAAGCATTTATCAATTCAGAGGTGCACATCATTGGCAATGGTTCCTGAAGGGCTGAGATATATCACTACGCttcaaatattggaaatttttaaTATGCCCAAAGAATTCATACAGAGGCTTCAAGTGATAAATGGAATAGAAGGGGAGGATTTCTACAAAGTCCGGCACGTGCCCTCCGTCTCATTAATTGTTG ATGAATCTTCCTAA
- the LOC117929010 gene encoding GDSL esterase/lipase CPRD49 encodes MVGPQRPQFVLFGSSIVQLSYANGGWGAILSDVYARKADIVLRGYYGWNSRRAVEVLHQVFPKDAAAQPSLVIVYFGGNDSMGPHSSGLGPHVPLPEYIEHMRSIAVHLQSLSDTTRVIFLSCPPVNEAKVREGVSGIFSELVRTNELCRQYSEACIELCQEVGVKVVDLWTAFQKRDDWLNACFTDGVHLSAEGSKIVVEEILKVLKGAEWEPSLHWKSMLTEFGDDSPYDLVAFDGKTTLNPSDWTFHREIQWD; translated from the exons ATGGTTGGACCACAGAGGCCTCAGTTCGTTCTCTTTGGATCGTCCATTGTGCAACTCAGCTACGCCAATGGCGGTTGGGGTGCCATACTCTCTGATGTCTACGCTCGTAAA GCAGACATAGTGTTGAGAGGATATTATGGTTGGAACTCCCGGCGAGCTGTCGAGGTCCTTCATCAAGTTTTTCCTAAG GATGCTGCCGCACAACCTTCTTTAGTGATAGTCTATTTTGGTGGTAATGATTCAATGGGGCCTCATTCATCTGGCCTAGGCCCTCATGTACCACTTCCAGAATATATTGAGCACATGAGAAGCATTGCAGTTCATCTCCAG AGCCTTTCAGATACCACACGTGTCATTTTTCTCAGTTGTCCTCCTGTCAACGAGGCAAAAGTTCGAGAAGGCGTGAG TGGAATATTTAGTGAGCTAGTACGAACAAATGAGTTATGCAGACAGTATTCAGAAGCTTGTATAGAGCTGTGCCAGGAGGTGGGTGTGAAGGTTGTTGATCTTTGGACTGCATTTCAGAAAAGAGATGATTGGTTAAATGCTTGCTTCAC AGATGGGGTTCACTTATCTGCTGAGGGAAGCAAGATAGTTGTGGAGGAGATACTGAAGGTGTTGAAGGGAGCTGAATGGGAGCCAAGTCTACACTGGAAGTCCATGCTCACTGAATTTGGGGATGACTCCCCATATGATCTTGTGGCTTTTGATGGAAAGACGACCTTGAATCCCTCGGATTGGACTTTCCACAGGGAGATTCAATGGGACTAA
- the LOC117929009 gene encoding probable disease resistance RPP8-like protein 2 isoform X1, with the protein MAEAVVSFAVERLGDLLIQEASYLHGVSDKVTEIQAELRMMRCFLRDADARQYENEVIRNWVAEIREAAYDTEDIIETFASKAALRSKRSGLQHNLKRYACFLSEFKAFHEVGTEIGAIKSRISRLTENSQSYNLRSIAEGEGSGFRTKSQQLPRQTYSHDVDEDTVGVEDSMEILLEQLMKPDKGGSVVSIYGMGGLGKTTLAKKVYHHAQVRRHFDHVAWSSISQYFNVRDVVQGILIQLTSANEEHKTKIRNMRDEELFESAYKIQEEKKCLVILDDMWKIGDWESLKPAFPLHKAGSKILLTTRIQAVASHADPLQGFLYQPGLLSEEKSWELLRTKAFPRDDRRDPTTINNRELLGKEMAKYCGGLPLAVVVLGGLLATKHHTYELERIHKHTKSYLRRGKDKCEQQGSRVSSVLALSYQDLPYQLKSCFLYLGHFPEDHEIHTKALVRMWVAEGIVSRVGEETSEDVAEGYLDELIGRCMVQVGRRDSNGRVQTCRLHDLMRDLCLSKAEEENFLEIVNLQQMETFSSSMPTTRTSNKVRRRAIFLDRRRPLESIEEARQLSENGDEDANVYVNFIPQNGTYLRSLLTFDTQYSSIIPKVLRNTDWKNFKLLRVLSLEELLLEENIPEALGNLIHLKYLSLKSASLPSFPSSTRNLGCIQTLDLRFYSAADADQPINCFGLHKVIGRMKCLRHLYLPMYLKVDDSKVQWDNLSNLETLKNFDGEHWEVQDLAQLTKLRKLKIRNAKSFEELVIILKPSCSISNNLESLYLDKVRATMEETDLRQLSICQHLYKLFLGGEINKLPGHHHLPPNLTKLTLCGSYLRQDPIPILERLLNLTALCLWSNFYLGEEIVFSANGFPRLTFLGLSFDYAIKLLWVDKSAMPSLKHLSIQRCTSLAMVPEGLRYITTLQILEIFNMPKEFIQRLQVINGIEGEDFYKVRHVPSVSLIVDNFRSASKHDSMF; encoded by the exons ATGGCGGAGGCTGTTGTGTCCTTTGCTGTGGAAAGGCTAGGTGACCTGTTGATTCAAGAGGCGAGTTACTTACATGGGGTGAGCGACAAAGTTACTGAAATTCAAGCTGAGCTAAGGATGATGCGATGCTTTCTAAGAGATGCAGATGCAAGACAATATGAAAATGAGGTTATTCGCAATTGGGTTGCAGAAATCAGAGAGGCAGCTTATGATACCGAGGACATCATAGAGACTTTTGCCTCCAAGGCTGCGCTGAGGAGCAAGAGAAGCGGCCTCCAACACAATCTCAAGAGGTATGCTTGCTTCTTATCAGAATTTAAAGCATTCCATGAGGTTGGGACAGAGATTGGCGCCATAAAAAGCAGAATCTCCCGTCTGACTGAAAATTCACAAAGCTATAACTTGAGGAGCATAGCAGAAGGAGAAGGCTCTGGTTTCAGAACCAAGAGCCAACAATTGCCTAGGCAGACTTACTCCCACGATGTCGATGAAGATACGGTTGGGGTGGAGGATAGCATGGAGATTTTGCTGGAACAGTTGATGAAACCAGACAAGGGAGGGTCGGTTGTTTCCATATACGGTATGGGCGGTCTGGGAAAGACCACTCTTGCCAAGAAGGTTTATCATCATGCTCAAGTTAGGCGTCATTTTGACCATGTTGCTTGGAGTTCCATATCTCAATACTTCAACGTCAGAGATGTTGTACAAGGAATATTGATCCAACTCACTTCTGCTAATGAAGAGCACAAAACGAAAATCCGCAACATGAGGGATGAGGAGCTATTCGAGAGCGCGTATAAAATTCAAGAGGAGAAGAAATGTCTTGTGATTCTGGATGATATGTGGAAAATAGGAGACTGGGAGAGTCTAAAACCTGCCTTTCCACTGCATAAGGCGGGTAGCAAAATACTGCTCACCACTCGGATCCAAGCAGTGGCTTCACATGCGGATCCACTACAAGGCTTTTTGTACCAACCAGGGCTTTTATCTGAGGAGAAGAGTTGGGAGCTTCTTCGAACCAAAGCATTCCCCAGAGATGATAGGAGAG ATCCTACCACTATTAACAACAGGGAGTTATTGGGAAAGGAAATGGCTAAATATTGTGGTGGTTTGCCGCTGGCTGTTGTTGTGCTTGGAGGACTTCTGGCTACAAAACACCATACCTATGAATTGGAAAGGATTCATAAACATACTAAATCATACTTGAGAAGAGGTAAAGACAAATGCGAGCAACAAGGTAGTCGTGTGTCGAGTGTGTTGGCTCTAAGCTACCAAGATTTGCCATACCAATTAAAGTCATGTTTCCTCTATTTGGGCCATTTCCCCGAGGACCACGAAATACATACAAAAGCTTTGGTACGAATGTGGGTGGCTGAAGGGATTGTATCACGAGTGGGAGAAGAAACATCGGAGGATGTTGCAGAAGGGTATCTAGATGAGCTAATTGGAAGGTGTATGGTTCAAGTAGGAAGAAGGGATTCAAACGGAAGAGTCCAAACTTGCCGATTGCATGACCTTATGCGAGATTTATGCTTGTCAAAAGCAgaggaagaaaattttcttgagatTGTCAATCTTCAACAGATGGAGACATTTTCATCTTCCATGCCAACAACACGCACTTCAAATAAAGTCCGAAGACGTGCCATATTTCTGGATCGACGCCGTCCTTTAGAGAGTATTGAAGAGGCTAGACAACTCTCTGAAAATGGAGATGAAGATGCTAATGTCTATGTCAATTTTATCCCACAAAACGGTACATACCTTCGGTCTCTTCTAACATTCGATACACAATATTCATCGATAATCCCCAAGGTGCTGAGAAATACCGACTGGAAGAACTTCAAATTATTAAGAGTGTTAAGTCTTGAGGAACTTCTATTGGAAGAAAATATACCAGAGGCATTAGGCAACCTCATACACTTGAAGTACTTAAGTTTAAAAAGTGCTTCTCTGCCAAGCTTCCCATCCTCTACAAGAAATTTAGGTTGTATCCAAACATTGGATTTGCGGTTTTATAGTGCCGCCGACGCTGATCAACCGATAAATTGTTTTGGATTACATAAAGTGATAGGTAGGATGAAATGTCTAAGGCATCTCTACCTTCCTATGTATCTTAAGGTTGATGATAGCAAGGTGCAATGGGACAACCTAAGCAACTTGGAGACACTAAAAAACTTTGATGGAGAACATTGGGAGGTACAAGATTTGGCCCAGTTGACCAAGCTTCGAAAATTGAAGATAAGAAATGCCAAAAGCTTTGAAGAGTTGGTGATAATCCTCAAACCCTCCTGTTCCATTTCAAACAACCTTGAGTCCTTGTATTTGGATAAAGTAAGGGCCACCATGGAAGAAACAGATCTGAGGCAATTATCGATATGTCAACATCTTTATAAGCTTTTCCTAGGAGGAGAAATAAACAAACTCCCTGGGCACCATCACTTGCCTCCGAACCTCACCAAGTTAACCTTGTGCGGGTCTTACCTAAGACAGGATCCGATACCAATTCTGGAGAGGCTTCTTAACTTGACAGCCCTGTGCTTATGGTCTAATTTTTACTTAGGGGAGGAAATTGTTTTCTCTGCAAATGGGTTCCCTCGACTCACATTTCTGGGGCTCTCCTTTGACTATGCCATAAAATTGTTGTGGGTGGATAAAAGTGCAATGCCTAGTCTAAAGCATTTATCAATTCAGAGGTGCACATCATTGGCAATGGTTCCTGAAGGGCTGAGATATATCACTACGCttcaaatattggaaatttttaaTATGCCCAAAGAATTCATACAGAGGCTTCAAGTGATAAATGGAATAGAAGGGGAGGATTTCTACAAAGTCCGGCACGTGCCCTCCGTCTCATTAATTGTTG ATAATTTTAGAAGTGCTTCTAAGCATGATTCCATGTTTTAG